From the Vulpes lagopus strain Blue_001 chromosome 15, ASM1834538v1, whole genome shotgun sequence genome, one window contains:
- the LOC121476027 gene encoding olfactory receptor 2AT4-like translates to METIDCNGSEDSSPIFYLVGIPSLPKSLFLPIFFVFLFLYLLILLGNVLILLAVVAEPSLHKPMYFFLINLSALDILFTTTTVPKMLSLLLLGDRFLSFPACFLQMYLFHSFSCSEAFILVVMAYDRYVAICHPLHYPVLMTPQTNATLAACAWLTALLLPIPTVVQTSHLAFDSTAHIYHCFCDHLAVVQASCSDTMPQTLMGFCIAKVVSFLPLLLVLLSYVHILASVLRISSREGRSKAFSTCSSHLLVVGTYYSSIAIAYVAYRADLPLDFHIMGNVVYAILTPVLNPLIYTLRNKDVKAAITRMPCL, encoded by the coding sequence ATGGAAACTATAGACTGTAATGGATCAGAGGACTCCTCACCCATCTTCTACCTGGTGGGCATTCCTTCTCTGCCCAAATCCCTCTTTCTTCCtatcttctttgtctttctcttcctttacctGCTCATCCTGCTGGGAAATGTCCTGATCCTACTGGCTGTGGTGGCAGAGCCCAGCCTCCACAAGCCcatgtatttcttcctgattaaTCTCTCAGCCCTGGACATCCTTTTCACCACAACCACCGTCCCCAAGATGCTGTCCCTCCTCTTACTTGGGGACCGCTTCCTCAGCTTCCCTGCCTGCTTCCTGCAGATGTACCTCTTCCACAGCTTCTCCTGCTCTGAAGCCTTCATCCTGGTGgtcatggcctatgaccgctatgtggctATCTGCCACCCACTGCACTACCCTGTCCTCATGACCCCACAGACCAATGCTACACTGGCAGCCTGTGCCTGGCTCACTGCCCTCCTCTTGCCCATCCCAACAGTGGTGCAGACTTCCCACTTGGCTTTTGACAGCACTGCTCACATCTATCACTGCTTCTGTGACCACTTGGCCGTGGTCCAGGCCTCCTGCTCTGACACCATGCCCCAGACCCTCATGGGCTTCTGCATTGCCAAGGTGGTAtccttcctgccccttctcctggTGCTTCTCTCCTATGTCCACATCCTGGCCTCAGTGCTTCGCATCAGCTCCCGAGAAGGACGTTCAAAAGCGTTCTCCACCTGTAGCTCCCACCTCCTGGTGGTTGGCACATACTACTCATCCATTGCCATAGCCTATGTGGCCTATAGGGCTGACCTGCCCCTTGACTTCCACATCATGGGCAATGTGGTATATGCTATTCTCACACCTGTCCTCAACCCTCTCATCTACACGCTGAGGAACAAGGATGTCAAAGCAGCCATCACCAGAATGCCATGTCTCTGA